A region from the Silene latifolia isolate original U9 population chromosome 7, ASM4854445v1, whole genome shotgun sequence genome encodes:
- the LOC141589723 gene encoding uncharacterized protein LOC141589723, producing the protein MLVFGMTPVKVLYGRKFRSMTDAVVLGPHMIKEMVEHVQRSGIEFVVGDKVLLKVSPMRDVMRFGKRGKLSQKFIGPYEILDWVGEVAYRLALPPALDRVHNVFHVSQLRKYVRDSSHILELETVKMDELLTYVEVAKEILDRKVRKTRNG; encoded by the exons ATGCTAGTATTTGGGATGACACCGGTTAAAGTTTTGTATGGGAGGAAATTTAGGAGTATGACTGACGCGGTGGTGCTGGGACCGCATATGATTAAGGAGATGGTGGAACATGTGCAG AGGAGTGGCATTGAGTTTGTAGTTGGAGACAAAGTTTtgctgaaagtgtctccgatgagAGATGTTATGCGTTTTGGGAAGAGAggcaagttgagccagaagtttattggaccatatgagattttagaCTGGGTTGGAGAAGTGGCTTACCGTTTGGCTCTACCTCCGGCTCTAGATAGAgtccataatgtgtttcatgtatcgcaattGAGGAAGTATGTGAGAGATTCTTCTCATATACTTGAACTTGAGACAGTGAAAATGGATGAATTGTTGACTTATGTGGAGGTGGCTAAGGAGATCTTAGATCGGAAAGTGAGAAAGACAAGGAATGGTTAG